One Acutalibacter muris DNA window includes the following coding sequences:
- a CDS encoding DUF2815 family protein, with protein MSTKVITGKVRFSYVNIFKSRAFQSGQDAKYSVCLLIPKEDKATVKKIRAAIEEAIQEGIASKWGGKKPGNLKLPLRDGDDERADEAPEYEGMFFLNANSTQKPGIVDKDLNEILDPDEVYSGSWGRASINFYPFNTNGNKGVGVGLNNIQKLKDDERLGAARASAETDFGDGYEDDEDDF; from the coding sequence ATGAGCACTAAAGTCATTACCGGTAAGGTCCGTTTTTCCTACGTCAACATCTTCAAGAGCCGCGCCTTCCAGAGCGGCCAGGACGCGAAGTACAGCGTCTGCCTTCTGATCCCCAAGGAAGACAAGGCCACCGTCAAGAAGATCCGCGCCGCGATCGAGGAGGCCATCCAGGAGGGCATCGCTTCCAAGTGGGGCGGCAAGAAGCCCGGCAACCTGAAGCTCCCGCTGCGTGACGGCGACGACGAGCGGGCCGACGAGGCTCCGGAGTATGAGGGCATGTTCTTCCTGAACGCCAACAGCACCCAGAAGCCCGGCATCGTGGACAAGGATCTGAACGAGATCCTCGACCCGGACGAAGTCTACAGCGGCAGCTGGGGCCGGGCCTCGATCAACTTCTACCCGTTCAACACCAACGGCAACAAGGGCGTCGGCGTCGGGCTGAACAACATCCAGAAGCTCAAGGACGACGAGCGGCTGGGCGCTGCCCGTGCTTCCGCCGAGACCGACTTCGGCGACGGCTACGAGGACGACGAGGACGATTTCTAA